A part of Arcobacter sp. F2176 genomic DNA contains:
- a CDS encoding tRNA-uridine aminocarboxypropyltransferase — MINTREYCYDCNRAKMSCLCGLIKPFNTNTKFVFLMHPKEFRKTKNNTGKITHKSLTNSKIFVGIDFSLNKELNSIINDTNNSCYILYPGIDSINLSKSKIEEKKQKVIFLIDSTWACSKKILKSSTNLNLLPKISFNYENSSAYEFKKQPSDYCLSTIESTLVLLKLLNKHNIENIDKNSLNNFLVPFKQMVKFQVTKSLEKSIRYK; from the coding sequence ATGATAAATACTAGAGAATATTGTTATGATTGTAATAGAGCAAAAATGAGTTGCCTTTGTGGTTTAATTAAACCATTTAATACAAATACCAAGTTTGTATTTTTGATGCATCCAAAAGAGTTTAGAAAAACAAAAAATAATACAGGTAAAATAACTCACAAATCACTTACAAACAGCAAAATTTTTGTTGGTATTGATTTTTCTTTAAATAAAGAGTTGAATTCAATAATTAATGATACTAATAACTCGTGTTATATTCTTTATCCAGGAATTGATTCCATAAACTTGAGTAAAAGCAAAATAGAAGAGAAAAAACAAAAAGTAATATTTCTAATTGATTCTACTTGGGCTTGTTCTAAAAAGATATTAAAATCAAGTACAAATTTAAATTTATTGCCTAAAATAAGTTTTAATTATGAAAATAGTTCTGCCTATGAATTTAAGAAACAACCATCTGATTATTGTTTATCTACAATTGAGTCTACTTTAGTTCTTTTAAAACTATTAAATAAACATAATATAGAGAATATAGATAAAAATTCTTTAAATAATTTTTTAGTTCCATTTAAACAAATGGTAAAATTTCAAGTTACTAAGTCTCTTGAAAAAAGTATAAGATATAAGTAG
- a CDS encoding OFA family MFS transporter → MIEKNRWLMALSAVGVHLCIGSVYAWSVYVKPIQEQMSWNLTDVTIAFSIAIFFLGLSAAVMGKFVERNGPKVSALIAASLFGLGTMGSGLAIMMESKLLLYFFYGVLGGCGLGIGYISPVSTLVKWFPDKRGMATGLAIMGFGFASAIWGPTIKILIGKVGISSTFFILGFAYFVIMSLSALYLQAPQKDYMPEYFKKKLKEGKKKLKEDLQSLGLNEAMKTPRFYGLWLMLFINVTCGIAIIGVASPLLQEVIGLSALSAAAAVGLMGIFNGAGRIAWASLSDYLTRPVVYIIFFFTQSIAFYMLPSITEVIIFQFVLYFIMSCYGGGFASIPAYIGDIFGTKELGAIHGYILTAWAAAGLVGPLIISIVKDMTGSYSQTLYVFAGFFIVALIISLAMLVNINKIRKSKN, encoded by the coding sequence ATGATTGAAAAAAACCGTTGGCTTATGGCATTATCTGCTGTTGGTGTTCATTTATGTATTGGTTCTGTATATGCATGGAGTGTATATGTAAAACCAATTCAAGAACAAATGTCTTGGAATCTAACTGATGTAACAATTGCCTTTAGTATTGCGATATTTTTTTTAGGATTATCTGCTGCTGTGATGGGTAAATTTGTTGAGAGAAATGGTCCTAAAGTTTCTGCATTAATTGCTGCTTCTTTATTTGGATTAGGAACAATGGGTTCTGGTCTTGCAATAATGATGGAATCAAAACTGCTTTTATACTTTTTTTATGGAGTTTTAGGTGGTTGTGGTTTAGGAATAGGTTATATTTCTCCTGTTTCTACTTTGGTTAAGTGGTTTCCTGATAAAAGAGGTATGGCAACAGGACTTGCTATTATGGGATTTGGTTTTGCTTCAGCTATTTGGGGACCAACTATTAAAATACTTATAGGTAAAGTTGGGATTTCCAGCACCTTTTTTATACTAGGTTTTGCTTATTTTGTGATTATGTCTTTATCTGCTTTATATTTACAAGCTCCACAAAAAGATTATATGCCTGAATATTTTAAGAAGAAGCTAAAAGAAGGTAAGAAAAAACTAAAAGAAGATTTACAAAGTCTTGGATTAAATGAAGCTATGAAAACACCAAGGTTTTATGGTCTTTGGTTAATGTTATTTATAAATGTGACTTGTGGAATTGCTATTATTGGTGTTGCTTCTCCTTTGTTACAAGAAGTGATAGGTTTATCTGCTTTATCTGCTGCAGCAGCTGTTGGTCTTATGGGAATATTTAATGGAGCAGGAAGAATTGCCTGGGCTTCATTATCTGATTATTTAACAAGACCTGTAGTTTATATAATCTTTTTCTTTACACAATCTATTGCATTTTATATGTTACCTTCTATTACTGAAGTTATTATATTCCAATTTGTGTTATATTTTATAATGTCTTGTTATGGAGGAGGATTTGCTTCTATTCCTGCTTATATCGGAGATATATTTGGAACAAAAGAATTAGGTGCTATTCATGGTTATATTTTAACTGCATGGGCAGCTGCAGGACTTGTGGGTCCATTGATTATTTCAATTGTAAAAGATATGACTGGAAGTTATTCTCAAACACTTTATGTATTTGCAGGATTTTTTATTGTGGCATTAATTATTTCATTGGCAATGCTTGTAAATATAAATAAAATAAGAAAGAGTAAAAATTAA
- a CDS encoding DHCW motif cupin fold protein, protein MNNKNIPFQTIDWSNIPKIEHKGESGVAYWQTLEFQGLRVRVVTYSANYVADHWCEKGHIVYCLEGEVINEQKDGESSILKPGMSYIVSDELSSHRSVTKDGVKLLIIDGDFLKLKS, encoded by the coding sequence ATGAATAATAAAAATATACCATTTCAAACAATAGATTGGTCAAATATACCAAAAATAGAGCATAAAGGTGAGTCTGGAGTTGCCTATTGGCAAACTTTAGAATTTCAAGGTTTAAGAGTAAGAGTTGTAACATATTCTGCAAATTATGTAGCTGATCATTGGTGTGAAAAGGGTCATATTGTTTATTGTTTAGAAGGTGAAGTTATTAATGAACAAAAAGATGGAGAAAGTTCTATTTTGAAACCTGGTATGTCATATATAGTTTCAGATGAATTAAGCTCACATCGTTCAGTTACAAAAGATGGTGTAAAACTATTAATAATAGATGGTGATTTTTTAAAACTAAAAAGTTGA
- a CDS encoding class I SAM-dependent methyltransferase, which yields MQITQLKELILLNLENSTNEFKRVFHGRGNFYEDFHYLCVDKIDKILLVSLFQNVDEIIESDLKKMFNEIFEEMSFSSLIIQKRYLKEDSYEVLRGSLPNNAYAIENTLKYNINFSNQNIGLFPDMKIGRKFIKSISKDKNILNLFSYTCAFSVVSISAGAKQVVNVDMSKGALSTGRENHRINNLDTKNVKFLPYNILKSWSRIKKFAPYDIIIIDPPSFQKGSFAASKDYEKIIRRLKELASEDCIVLSCLNAPELDTNFIKDIFKKYANEFEFINRLDNLDTFPSNNEEKSLKNMVFKRKSID from the coding sequence ATGCAAATCACTCAATTAAAAGAATTAATATTATTGAATTTAGAAAATAGCACAAACGAATTTAAAAGAGTTTTTCATGGAAGAGGCAACTTTTATGAAGATTTTCATTATTTATGTGTTGATAAAATAGATAAGATTTTGCTTGTAAGTTTATTTCAAAATGTTGATGAAATAATAGAATCTGATTTGAAAAAAATGTTTAATGAAATATTTGAAGAGATGAGTTTCTCTTCTTTGATTATTCAAAAAAGATATTTAAAAGAAGATTCTTATGAAGTATTAAGAGGTAGTTTACCAAATAATGCATATGCAATAGAGAATACTCTTAAATATAATATTAATTTTTCAAATCAAAACATAGGTTTATTCCCTGATATGAAAATAGGGCGAAAATTTATTAAATCAATATCAAAAGATAAAAATATTTTAAATCTTTTCTCATATACTTGTGCTTTTTCAGTAGTCTCAATTAGTGCAGGGGCAAAACAAGTTGTAAATGTAGATATGTCAAAGGGTGCACTAAGTACTGGAAGAGAAAATCATAGAATAAATAATTTGGATACTAAAAATGTGAAGTTTTTACCATATAATATATTAAAATCTTGGAGTCGAATAAAAAAGTTTGCTCCATATGATATTATCATTATTGATCCTCCATCTTTTCAAAAGGGAAGTTTTGCAGCGAGTAAAGATTATGAAAAAATTATTCGAAGATTAAAAGAATTAGCAAGTGAAGATTGTATAGTATTATCTTGTTTAAATGCCCCAGAGCTTGATACAAATTTTATAAAAGATATATTTAAAAAATATGCTAATGAATTTGAATTTATAAATAGATTGGATAACTTAGATACTTTTCCAAGTAATAATGAAGAAAAAAGCTTAAAAAATATGGTTTTTAAAAGGAAATCTATTGATTAA
- a CDS encoding EamA family transporter translates to MNFISVSLALIVVFIWGINFSVIKFGLEELPPILFSSLRFFIVAIPAVFFIPFPKTSVWNVLGVGVFLGVLKFSFLFIAMKSDASAGISSLLLQAQVIFTIIFSVIIFKEKVSIAQLIGMLIAFTGFGFFFFHVNSNITLLGLVLILSAAIFWSVSNVIMKQIKDVNLLHFMVWVSLIPPLPLFILSCFYESHEPLTLLLNSSVKTWASVAYTGYISTLVAFAIWGWLLKNYNSAVVTPFALVIPVVGIVSSNILLNEQLSYIETIGGVLILFGLSISVLGNKIYKLVLRRDKRRV, encoded by the coding sequence GTGAATTTTATAAGTGTTTCATTAGCATTAATTGTTGTTTTTATTTGGGGAATTAATTTCTCAGTTATAAAGTTTGGATTAGAAGAGTTGCCTCCTATACTTTTTTCATCTTTAAGATTTTTTATAGTGGCTATTCCTGCTGTATTTTTTATACCTTTTCCTAAAACATCTGTTTGGAATGTTTTGGGAGTAGGGGTATTTTTAGGTGTTTTGAAATTTTCATTTTTATTTATTGCTATGAAATCAGATGCAAGTGCAGGAATTTCTTCTTTACTTTTACAAGCACAAGTTATATTTACAATAATTTTCAGTGTGATTATTTTTAAAGAAAAAGTTTCAATAGCACAATTAATAGGTATGTTGATTGCTTTTACTGGTTTTGGGTTTTTCTTTTTTCATGTAAATTCAAATATTACATTATTGGGACTTGTTTTGATACTAAGTGCTGCTATTTTTTGGTCAGTATCAAATGTAATTATGAAACAAATAAAAGATGTAAATCTTTTACATTTTATGGTTTGGGTAAGTTTAATTCCACCACTTCCTTTGTTTATACTCTCTTGTTTTTATGAGTCACACGAACCTTTAACTTTATTATTAAACTCTAGTGTTAAAACTTGGGCTTCTGTAGCTTACACTGGGTATATCTCAACTTTGGTTGCTTTTGCTATTTGGGGATGGTTACTTAAAAATTATAACTCTGCTGTTGTTACTCCTTTTGCTTTAGTCATACCTGTTGTGGGAATCGTTAGTTCAAATATTTTACTTAATGAGCAATTGAGTTATATTGAGACAATAGGAGGGGTTTTAATTTTATTTGGATTGTCTATTTCTGTTTTAGGGAATAAGATTTATAAATTGGTTTTAAGAAGGGATAAAAGAAGAGTTTAA
- a CDS encoding cysteine-rich CWC family protein — protein sequence MINSKLCPFCGKENLCESNIPNNKCWCNNIKIPIELRDLIPQEKRMKACICKKCILAFEENKKKFIKVHYKI from the coding sequence TTGATTAATTCTAAGTTATGTCCCTTCTGTGGCAAAGAAAACTTGTGTGAATCAAATATTCCAAATAATAAGTGTTGGTGCAATAATATAAAAATACCTATAGAATTAAGAGACTTAATACCTCAAGAAAAAAGAATGAAAGCTTGTATTTGCAAAAAATGCATTTTAGCTTTTGAAGAAAATAAAAAGAAATTTATTAAAGTACACTATAAAATATAG
- a CDS encoding C-terminal binding protein — protein MNRVFITDKITDPYIEKEVLGDELSTELHEDIEVLLVWHKKITNEYIDKLPNLKALIRFGVGYDVFLDLEYIKQKGIYAANTPDYGTEEVSDTAIAMIMNIARGITRYDYRCRDHRDGTWQINTLDNIKRTSDYKLGVIGAGRIGGSVILKANALRFQTYFYDPYLSSGTEKMLGAKRVESLDELLETCDIISINCPLTSETSALVDEKFISKMKKGASIVNTARGGIVKDLDVFYEPLKSGHLNCVNLDVIPNEPPQNGLMLDAWRAKENWLDGRFLINPHSAFYSDKAYFDMRQKAALNAKRVLDGKKPINIVNGLK, from the coding sequence TTGAATAGAGTATTTATAACAGATAAGATAACTGATCCTTATATAGAAAAAGAGGTTTTAGGCGATGAGTTATCAACTGAATTACATGAAGATATAGAAGTTCTTTTAGTTTGGCACAAAAAAATAACAAATGAGTATATTGATAAGTTGCCAAATCTAAAAGCATTAATTAGGTTTGGGGTCGGTTATGATGTCTTTTTAGATTTAGAGTATATCAAACAAAAGGGAATTTATGCTGCTAATACTCCTGATTATGGAACGGAAGAGGTTAGTGATACAGCAATTGCGATGATTATGAATATTGCTAGAGGTATCACAAGATATGATTATCGATGTAGAGATCACAGAGATGGTACTTGGCAAATCAATACTTTAGATAATATCAAAAGAACTAGTGATTATAAGCTTGGAGTAATTGGTGCTGGAAGAATAGGTGGAAGTGTTATTTTAAAAGCAAATGCTTTGAGATTTCAAACATATTTTTACGATCCTTATTTATCAAGTGGAACGGAGAAAATGTTAGGTGCAAAAAGAGTTGAGTCTTTAGATGAGTTACTAGAAACTTGTGACATCATTTCTATAAATTGTCCATTAACATCTGAAACAAGTGCCTTAGTTGATGAAAAATTCATATCAAAAATGAAAAAGGGTGCTTCTATAGTAAATACAGCTCGTGGAGGTATTGTAAAAGATTTAGATGTATTTTATGAGCCTTTAAAATCTGGACATTTAAACTGCGTAAATCTTGATGTTATTCCAAATGAACCTCCTCAAAATGGTTTGATGTTAGATGCTTGGAGAGCAAAGGAAAATTGGCTTGATGGTAGATTTCTTATAAATCCACATTCTGCTTTTTATAGTGATAAAGCATATTTTGATATGAGGCAAAAAGCTGCATTAAATGCTAAAAGAGTATTAGATGGAAAAAAACCGATAAATATTGTTAATGGATTAAAATAG
- a CDS encoding RNA-binding protein, protein MQIYVGNMSYGTTEEGLTTLFSQYGEVSSVKLITDRDTGRAKGFGFVAMNDDSAALKAIEELNGKEYDGRTLRINEAKPKEDKPRREFNNRY, encoded by the coding sequence ATGCAAATTTATGTGGGTAATATGTCTTACGGTACAACAGAAGAGGGTTTAACTACTTTATTTTCACAATATGGGGAAGTAAGTAGTGTAAAATTGATTACAGATAGAGATACTGGTAGAGCAAAAGGTTTTGGTTTTGTTGCTATGAATGATGATAGCGCAGCACTAAAAGCTATTGAAGAATTAAATGGTAAAGAGTATGATGGAAGAACTTTAAGAATTAATGAAGCTAAACCAAAAGAAGATAAACCAAGAAGAGAATTCAACAATAGATATTAA
- a CDS encoding cupin domain-containing protein encodes MTSRPLFELTEQINNERTCVNHLLFPAQCETLWHRHERDYVIVPMQDCELLMDNGEGFKSITLKSGECYYKDAGVEHNVVNPSNKDITLIEVEFK; translated from the coding sequence ATGACATCTCGACCACTTTTTGAATTAACTGAACAAATCAATAATGAGCGTACTTGTGTTAACCACTTGTTATTTCCTGCGCAATGTGAAACTCTTTGGCATAGACATGAAAGAGATTATGTAATTGTTCCAATGCAAGATTGTGAACTTCTTATGGATAATGGGGAAGGATTCAAAAGTATTACTTTAAAGTCAGGAGAATGTTATTACAAAGATGCAGGTGTTGAACATAATGTAGTTAATCCAAGCAATAAAGATATTACACTAATTGAAGTAGAATTTAAATAA
- a CDS encoding YitT family protein, with the protein MNTFFSIHELKNYAFIIVGSVFLALAVVGFFAPSELITGGTAGLALLIHYITNLTIGSIIVLINLPLILLGIKFLGKMFAVRTIITIILISVFIDFLTQIIHLKPFIIDDALGAIFGGICVGIGLAFIIKGESTAGGSTILAKIISSKTELKPGQVILVIDSMIIFSSLFILEDTGKVLWSIISIYITAKVIDVMLTGNLNKKVVYLVTQKTDLFKELIRNELGPQGTIIKGDGLFDNEDKKMILIVVKVDKLQKLRELVKKNDPEGFLIITEATEMLGRGH; encoded by the coding sequence ATGAATACTTTTTTTTCAATACATGAACTAAAAAATTATGCCTTTATAATAGTAGGTTCTGTATTTTTAGCACTAGCAGTTGTTGGTTTTTTTGCTCCAAGTGAACTAATTACAGGAGGAACTGCTGGACTTGCTTTATTAATTCACTATATAACGAACTTAACTATTGGTTCGATTATTGTTTTAATTAATTTGCCTTTAATCTTACTTGGTATTAAATTCCTTGGAAAAATGTTTGCTGTTCGAACTATCATTACTATCATCTTAATTTCAGTATTTATTGACTTTCTAACTCAAATAATTCATTTAAAACCTTTTATTATAGACGATGCTTTAGGTGCTATTTTTGGTGGTATTTGTGTAGGTATTGGATTGGCTTTTATTATAAAGGGAGAATCAACAGCTGGTGGTTCAACTATCTTGGCAAAAATAATTTCATCAAAAACAGAATTAAAACCTGGACAAGTTATTTTAGTAATCGACTCTATGATTATCTTTTCATCACTTTTTATTCTTGAAGATACAGGAAAAGTATTATGGAGTATCATAAGTATTTACATTACAGCAAAGGTTATTGATGTAATGTTAACTGGTAATCTCAATAAAAAAGTTGTCTATTTAGTTACTCAAAAAACAGATCTTTTTAAAGAATTAATTAGAAATGAACTAGGACCTCAAGGAACTATAATAAAAGGTGATGGTCTTTTTGATAATGAAGATAAAAAAATGATTTTGATAGTTGTAAAAGTTGATAAGTTACAAAAATTAAGAGAGCTAGTAAAAAAGAATGATCCTGAAGGATTTTTAATCATCACAGAAGCTACAGAAATGCTAGGACGAGGGCATTAA
- a CDS encoding dicarboxylate/amino acid:cation symporter, with the protein MAKKSLLKNIGFQILIAMILGTVIGIIMGEEASIFAPLGTIFIHLIKMLVIPLIVISIISGAANLSDSPSAGRVGMGTIVFFLATSAIAVALALLAGEIFKPGVGLDLSSVHHMFSNQYADKGELPTAIETVIGMIPTNIFQSLLDANILQILVFCLFFGIALSKVPKEKSAPIMNSLEATTQALIWMVTMVMFLAPIGVFGLMADSVGTYGFEMLKLVGKLFLVYMGALLVYGYGFYPLLIKLFSKMSILKFLSAMKKPQIVALSTASSMATLPVNMKTCEEELKISKSTCSFVLPLGATINMSGNAIYYGLVAIFFAQVYNIDLGLGGYVAIIFTATIGAIGQAGVPGPSFLVVAVLIAAGIPIEGLPLLIALDRMFDMTRTALNITGDAACAVIIDNYNTKKDKLKMI; encoded by the coding sequence ATGGCTAAGAAGTCGTTATTAAAAAACATAGGATTTCAAATCTTGATTGCTATGATTTTGGGTACTGTTATAGGTATCATTATGGGAGAAGAGGCATCAATATTTGCTCCTTTAGGTACTATTTTTATTCATTTAATAAAAATGCTAGTTATTCCATTGATAGTTATTTCTATTATTTCTGGTGCTGCTAACTTAAGTGATAGCCCAAGTGCAGGAAGAGTAGGAATGGGAACAATTGTATTTTTTCTTGCAACTTCTGCAATTGCAGTTGCCCTAGCTCTTCTTGCAGGTGAAATATTTAAACCAGGTGTTGGTTTAGATTTAAGTAGTGTTCATCATATGTTCTCAAACCAATATGCAGATAAAGGTGAATTACCAACTGCAATAGAGACAGTTATAGGAATGATTCCAACAAATATTTTCCAATCACTTCTAGATGCAAATATCTTACAAATCTTAGTATTTTGTCTATTTTTTGGTATTGCTCTTTCAAAAGTGCCAAAAGAAAAAAGTGCTCCAATTATGAATAGTTTAGAAGCTACAACTCAAGCACTTATTTGGATGGTAACAATGGTTATGTTCTTAGCACCAATTGGGGTATTTGGACTTATGGCTGATTCTGTTGGAACATATGGTTTTGAGATGCTTAAACTTGTTGGGAAATTATTTCTTGTGTATATGGGTGCTTTATTGGTTTATGGATATGGATTTTATCCTTTACTTATTAAGTTATTCTCAAAAATGTCAATACTTAAATTCCTTTCTGCTATGAAAAAACCTCAAATAGTAGCCTTATCAACAGCTTCGTCTATGGCAACACTTCCTGTTAATATGAAAACATGTGAAGAAGAACTTAAAATTTCTAAATCAACTTGTTCTTTTGTACTTCCATTAGGTGCAACTATCAATATGAGTGGAAATGCTATTTATTATGGGTTAGTTGCAATTTTCTTTGCTCAAGTTTATAATATAGACCTAGGTCTTGGTGGGTATGTAGCTATTATCTTTACAGCGACAATTGGTGCTATTGGTCAAGCTGGTGTTCCTGGTCCGTCATTCTTAGTAGTTGCTGTATTAATTGCAGCTGGTATTCCAATAGAAGGTTTACCTTTACTTATTGCCTTAGATAGAATGTTTGATATGACAAGAACTGCTTTAAATATCACAGGTGATGCAGCTTGTGCCGTTATTATTGATAATTACAACACAAAAAAAGATAAATTAAAAATGATATAA